A window of the Desulfobacteraceae bacterium genome harbors these coding sequences:
- a CDS encoding 2-oxoacid:acceptor oxidoreductase family protein — MERCRMVFSGSGGQGVITAAIILAEAAVLHENLVAVQAQSYGPEARGGATRSDVIISDSRIYYPKVTQPNVLVCLTQEAYNKFYPIIRPGGTLLTDSRFVKPESKVDARQLELPMYQAVMKKIGKAIVFNICMLGAVVGLTHVVKPESLMKSLETRIPAGFLDINRKALDIGLELAHGLGK; from the coding sequence ATGGAACGATGCAGAATGGTGTTTTCGGGCTCCGGCGGGCAGGGGGTGATCACGGCGGCGATCATCCTCGCCGAGGCGGCGGTGCTGCATGAAAACCTGGTGGCGGTGCAGGCCCAGTCCTACGGGCCGGAAGCCCGCGGCGGGGCCACGCGCAGCGACGTGATCATTTCCGACTCGCGGATCTACTACCCCAAGGTGACCCAGCCCAACGTGCTGGTCTGCCTGACCCAGGAGGCCTACAACAAGTTCTACCCGATCATCCGCCCGGGCGGCACCCTTCTGACCGACAGTCGCTTCGTTAAGCCCGAGAGCAAGGTGGACGCTCGCCAGTTGGAACTGCCGATGTATCAGGCGGTGATGAAAAAAATCGGCAAGGCGATCGTCTTCAACATCTGCATGCTGGGGGCGGTGGTGGGCCTGACCCACGTGGTGAAGCCCGAATCCCTGATGAAATCCCTGGAAACCCGCATTCCCGCCGGCTTTCTGGACATCAACCGCAAGGCCCTGGATATAGGTCTAGAGTTGGCCCATGGCTTGGGGAAATGA